The Tripterygium wilfordii isolate XIE 37 chromosome 21, ASM1340144v1, whole genome shotgun sequence genome segment tttcagttcagctatatcctgattctgactatgctcacccatttcctgctccatattctcaataattcttgattgtaggcgagtcgaTAGGGGTGTCatggtgcttcttggacgctatgattatttatgattttcctgtgcattttgaaaacaatgacattagtcctcatttattttattttaagaacatgcatgcatgtggttattatttgtgcaaatcctaagtactccttacaattaacaagatgatttaaaaaattgatctattatatgtgcaatagttatgtatatgaaaagtatatatgtacatgtatggataattaacaaacatacacatgggtacaacctaggctaacatatacatgaCAAATGTATAAACATGTGTGGTTCAATAAATGTGTatatacaagtgtaatctaaCTAATGCAttaagtacatatgaatatgtaaataagggataaagatacatggtatataaatgtacaataacataacataatataagcatgtgaaataaatagttagggataggaatgccccctttgttcctaaaatgggtaataccgcctaaaaatgtctggaggtttagaaccatggctacggtttatctatggtgcacagggtggtttaactaactaatcgcgaggtctctggatcaggtggcttttgctccattggatcacaaaagtccATCCcctaatgtcataagaggacgtcaatccaggaaggtgtcttcccccacccatacagggaagtgaatcatgctgaatgtcatcaagtcttcctcctaattaacttcaatttagttaccattattttcgagtacaaatgataccttaatttgaagagataacataattaaagcctaggcaggagctgaatgtcatcaagtcctcctcctaatgaactttaatttaggtatctagtaaattaatttatcattgtgtttaggaatacaaatgacactttaatttgaaaagataacataattaaatcctaggcaggagctgaatgtcatcaagtcctcctcctaatgaactttaatttaggtatctagtaaattaatttatcattgtgtttagaaatacaaatgacactttaatttgaaaagataacataattaaagcctaggcaggagctgaatgtcatcaagtcctcctcctaatgaactttaatttaggtatctagtaaattaaattaccatttacattttgtttaaataagaataacacaattaaagtctaggcaggagctgaatgtcatcaagtcctcctcgtaattgactttaatatagtatccattaatttgtttatgtgaaaagttggtaaagatgtgattattgaattgatagattggcaaaactaaacctctaaacatgcatactaatcatgttaaaaataaatgaaactaaactacactactctatactacttttcattatttccactaccctattacatggcttgcatttacaaagatatacatgccaagtaaaaataagataaaaatatacaaataatgaaatataaagataaaaatacaaatttaaatatggcccatggagcccattaattgctcaaacccgatccagtctccaaatgaactctccaaccccaaacgaagtcaagtccggcccaagtgggatcaagcccggtcccAGCTCAACATCAAATACAAGGAAGGAATGATCAAAATTAGACGCTCAAATGTAATCAAGatccaaattaaatcaaaaccacattatgagattcacatgtatatacaaaaaatttatgtcaCCTATAAACATATCTTCAAATCAAATCTGGaccaaacaaaatgaaatccaCATTTTTAACCGGACATAGCTCCTGGATAGTTTCTCTTTCACGAAATCAGTTCATTAGTCATCAACATTTCGGTATAATTTCATCAAGACTAAATATCAAAGCTAGATATCACAACcagatgtgaaaaaaaaaaaaaaaaaaaaaccagatctCCACACAGTGAGCAAACAAGGATGTCAAAGCCAGATATTAACACAAAGAGCAAACAGATCTCCAAGCCAAGAACATAAAAACCAGATATGCTTCAAAGAAATAGAACCGGAAAGATGGACCCAAAGAGATACAGAAGTAGCATCAAAGAAATGGAACCAGagaaatagaaataaagaaTGATATAAATGTGTGTAGATTATTACCCTTGCAGAGAAGTAGAACTGAAGAGAACGAaacccttttcttctttggtcttTCGAAGCACCTTGACTTTTCTTTGTTCTCCTCTGGTtctactctctcttttcttctccttttctccaCTAATCACCGATGGCTTCCCTTGGTTGCTTTTTTCTCTATTTCCAATCACCCAAAAAccgttgtttttttctctctttttgttcaaCTATTTCTCTTTTTGCTCCCTGTCTCTGTTGCCTCCTTCcccctttcttttctctctcacaACCCTTTTTTCCTCTCCAATTGTTCGGCTGCTCCCCTCTCTATTGTTGGCGCTCCCCTTATTTCtttaacctctttttttttaaatcccaaaatgcccccaaaaaccctattttctctccttctctaaaaccctcaagacttacatttttgtctttcccttatttttgtgaaaccctaataaaggaaccacctttctctcttaaggattttcttttgtttattatttatttaattgtcctattttttagatattttctagggtttagatcttttgggcttaggtttgaatttttatgggcttacggtccaagaggtgggccttaggatttttgtatgcttatgggtccaagaaacaagttttgaattttttgtaagcatgtgggcctatgaaacgggctcttgaattttgaatttttgcattattattattcttttttttttgtttggtttggcaggacgaaaaccgggtactacaaggAGTACAGAATGCTCTAAGACTTGGGGCAAAGGAGTTGGTGATTTATTCAGACTCTTAATTGGTAGTCAATCAACTCACTGGACTCTACAATGCCAGGACGGTAATCATGGCAGCTTACATGGAAAAAACTAAGCAGTTGCTCGACCGACTTCATGACTATAAGGTAATACAAATTCCAAGGGAACAGAACGACCATGCAGATGCTTTGACCACCCTTGCGTCGGTCGACCAACTAGGGGTGAAAAGGGTTATCTAAGTGCAAGTGCTTGAACGACCAAGCATAGATGAGTTGCCAGAAGAGATACGATCCGCAGAAGAGCAAGCGCCAAGTTGGATGGATCCCATCGTTGCTTACTTAAAGGATGACATTCTTCCCGAAGATGAGAAAGAAGCCAAAAAATTGGCAGTCAAAGCAGCGCGCTTCTGGTTGTCTCCTGATTAGAAGCTCTATAAAAAGTCTTTCTCAGGTCCATACTTATTATGTGTTCACCCAGGAAGAGTGGAGGACTTGTTGTTTGAGATTCATGAAGGCTCTTGTGGAGCACATGCAGCGGGAAGGACGCTTGCATTTCAAGCAATCACCCAAGGCTTCTGGTGGCCGTACATGCAGAAGGATGCTTTGCAGCACGTAAAAAAGTGTGAAAAGTGTCAGAAATTCACACCAATCCCTCACCAACCGGCTGGGGACCTTTGTCCTCTTACAAGTCCATGGCCTTTTGCCCAATGGGGATTGGATATTGTTAGATAGCTTCCGCGAGCTACTGGCAATAGAAGATTCTTAATTACCGCCACTGACTATTTCACGAAATGGATCGAGGCAAAGCCTCTGGCAGCAATCCGAGATATAGAAACAAGGAAATTCGTTTGGGAAAATATCATAACAAGGTTTGGAATCCCTTACGTCAGTGATAACGGAACTCAGTTTTCAAGTGCCAAGTTTAAAGAATTTTGTGGTGAATATGGGATAAAGAATCTCTATTCCACCCCCGCCTACCCACAGTGCAATGGTCAAGTAGAGGCGTCCAACAAGATCATCTTAGACGGAATTAAGAAAAGATTGGAGTCTTCCAAAGGAAGGTGGGTAGAAAAACTCCCGTCAGTAATATAGGCATACCGAACCACTCCTCGCAGGTCTACTGGAGAATCCCTATTTGTGCTTGCTTATGGAGCAGAAGCAGTCATTCCTTAGAAATAGGGCTTCCAACTCTCCGAACGCAGATGTTTGAGGAAGGTAACAATGATGTGGCAATGGAGAGGAACCTGGATTTGCTACAGGAAAGAAGAGATCAGGCTATGGTGTGTCTAGCTGCTTACCAACAAGTGTTGTCCCGATCCtataataaaaatgttagggcaagaaaatttgaaattggGGACTTCGTTTTACGAAAAGTCTTATCTCAGACTAAGGATCCAACTGATGGAAAGTTGGGTCCGAACTGGGAAGGACCTTTCCAGGTCATAGCACGGGTTAGCCAAGGAGCCGACAAGCTAGTTAGGCAAGATGACAGAAGTGTCCACGAAACTTGGAATATCTCCAACCTAAGGAGATTTTATGTGTAATACCGATTATGTCTGATTTAAGGCCTTCGGCAACGtatcatcaataaaagaataagtttCCTCTTCATCTAATTTTGCATTTAGCTACTTCttgctattttttttaactaaatttatgaaaattttaagatgTGTAATCTGATTCATACTCAGGCTTCAATTCACTAAGAATATTAATTCTTGATTCCAAGACAAGTTGAGAGTCTGAGTCACAAAATTAATCAACTGGTTTTCACTAAGAAGCGGTTGGAAAAGATGCTAGAAGTTACTTGCGGTTGAAAAAGAGGCCAGAGGTTACTTGCGGTTGGAAAGAGGGCCAGAAGTTACTTCAAAAATGTCATTCAACCGTTTCAGCAGTTACTCCACACGTCTCGACTGTTATTCATCACAGTTCAACCGTCTTATCATTTCCACCTATAAATGGACATGAGAAGCATACATATAgacggagaaaaagaaagaaacaacaattgTTATAAGAATGAGTTCTTCTTCACGCCCCGCCAATGTCCCACCAAAGAAGAGGTCTATGATAAAGAACGAGGAGGATGACGATTTGATCAATCTTAAACATCCAACAGGCGCCTCCCTCCAGAAAAAGGCTAAGTTGGAATATCAAGAGGATGAGGACATGGTCATCCTTGAGCAACCAGCAAATAATCCACCGACGCAGGTGATTGAAATTAAAGAcgatgaggatgatgaagaaCTGAAGGTTCTCGAATCATTCCTAACCAAGAATGCAGAAGACAAAGTTGAGGATCTTAAGGAGCAATTACAGTATCTGAAGAGGGAGTTCCAGACTACTGACAATTGCAATAAGGAGCTCTTAGGCACTTTGCAAATTGTTCAGCCCTCACTCATCCAGATATGTGACATGGCCTGGGTAGCGGCAATGGCTCAAGACCCACAAAGGCTCCAGATGCTCTTTTGGACCTCTCAGCCTGTGTTAAATCTTTTTAAGACAGGGCGATGGTAGTTCTAGCAAGTTGGTCCATCTAAAGATTGTAATCTTTTCCCATTTATGCAATGAATAAGGTACTTTCTGAGTAAATACCTACGGAAAAAGGGCTATACAAAAACAAAGCTAAAAAggctttattccaagaaaaagacaaataagttttagctaaagaggcattattccaaaaacaaattagccAAAGAGGCTTTATTCAAAGAAACGGACTAAGAAAAGTCTAAGCCAAATATTCCAAAAAACAGACTAAGAAAAGTCTAAGCCAAGAGGCTTTAttcatacaattaattaatatgtaAGCTGAAGAGGCAGAATCTAAAATGTTAGCAAGAAGAAACATATTCCTATTGTCCAGGATCAGTGGCCGAAGTAGTCCCAGGAGCATTGGTGCCCTAGCCAATGCCATTTTCATGAAGTTTCTTTAGGCTTGGGCGAGGATGGTTGGGGGCGGGCCACTGGAAGAAGTCCTCCGACCAAGCTTCATGTTCTGGAGGAATCTTGAGTGCGAGAAGTGTACAACCACACCCAAGTCCAAAGTTTTCGTTGGATTCAACCGCAAGAGTTTCCGTATATTTCTTGCAGCACTAGGCTATACTTTCTTCAACAGCTTTCGTCTTTTCTGTCTCAGTTCTGGACAATTGGTTTTTGGCTTTGGAAAGCTCACTTCGGGTCTTCTCTATCTCTTTGTTGCCTTCAGCAAGCTTCTCTTCAAGAATGGTTTTCTCTTGCACGATCTTCTCAAACTCAGTTTGCATATTCTTTGATTTCACCAGCTCTGCCTTTGCTTCAAAGAGTAGATGCTTCAAATCAACTATGTAGTGCAGGCACATTTGAGATCCCTAATTCAACCAAAGAAACAGTTAGTATGAATTAATCCACATACGTGTTAAATAAATAAGAATAAGTAAGAAGAAAACCCCGAGAAGCATCTGCAAGTCAAAGTCTTCGCCTTTGGGAAGTTTGTGAAAGAATTCTTTATCCTTGTTGGAGATAGTAGAACAAAGCTTCTCAAGGCAGAAAGGTGAATATCCAACTTGCAAAGACAAGGGATTATCCACAAAACCTTTAAACATGCTGTCGGCATTATTCCAAGATGAAGGACTCAAGGCGATTCTGCCAAGAGTAAAGGGAGCAAACATAGTGCCACTACCTTGAGAAGAAGAGCTATCGACACTTCTGGACACTCCGAAGGAAGGCAGACTATGAGTTCCTGGAGACAGAAAAGACAACGTCGACTTAAAAGTACCtatataaaaacatatatatatatataataactaaaTTAAGCAAAGGAAAACACACCTAAAGAGAAGGAATGCTCGCTAGAAGTATCCTGAAGTTCATCATCATCCTAGTCTTCCTCACTTTCACCTTCAGAATCTGATCCAACCACAGTAGGAGAAGAAGTGACGGGAAGAGTAATTATAGCTGAAGAACGCTTCCTCTTATATTTCTGTTGTCACTGTCGGGCTGGGGGTAACTTGAAGTATTCACAcgcttcttcaatggatataCCATGAGGGAGAGGCGTAAAACCACGATAAGAGGGTTTACAAACACATAACACTGGGGAAGATCTAAAAAATTTACCACCAGGCCTAGAGTCAGCATAAAAATCATCAAGGACCTCTTGCACAGCTTCACTAAGCACATCCGGGAGTGCAGGCATGCGCCCTgcagtaaaaagaaaaattagcaacatatatatatacatatcacaagaaaatcaaagatcaGAACAAAGGCATACCTAGGGGTTCCCTTTTATGGGAGGTAAAGCCGCTCCAATGCCCGGAGACGAGCATCCAATCCACGTctttattggaatttggaagacATTGGATTAATGCCGAATCACACTTTGGAGACAAGTAATACTTGCCATCTGAACTCTTATTCTTGAGGATTGAGTAGCAGCAGAGAAGATCGATAGTGGCAAGTTTTTTCTTCAAGAAGGAATTCATTTGTATCACACCACTGATGATTCGATAAGCATTTGGAGCTAACTCCGACGGATGAAGATCTGTATACATGAAAAATTCTTGAAAGAACGGTGAGAATGGAATGTGGATTTTGCACTCTGATAATAGGAAAGTGGGAACCTTGATGAACTCGGGATCAGAGTCTCTATTGTCATTAAAAGGAAGCCGAATGTCGAATGGAGGTACAATCTGATGCTTCGCTTTGAATGCGGCTAAGTTCTCTGGAGAGGAAATTAAATTTTTGAGCTTACCCATGGCAAAACCTGCAAGATCAAAGGTAtgtaagttaaaaaaaaaacaacttttggAGTTGGTCCAAACCCCCATGGAGGGGGTCGGGCAGAACCCCCTATGTGGGGGTCGACGCCCAACCCCAAGTGGGTGTTGGGGCGAACCCCCAACATGTGGGGGTCGGCGCCCAACCCCAAGTGGGGGATGGGCTGAACCCCCAACCCCCATTGGGGGTGGGGGCCGAACCCCCCATATGGGGGTCGACACCCAAACTCAAGTGGGGGTTGGGTCGAACCCCCAACCCCCAATTAGGGCGGAACCTCCCACGAGTTCAGCGAGTCGGATCCGAAACCCAACATAGGGGTCGGCCAAACCTTCCATGGGATCCGTAAAAGGGTCTGGCAAAGGGGCCAGGTTTCCAGTCTCCATCCAAGGTAGTTTTCATCCGATATTTCGAGAGGGTTTATTCCAAATAAACAGATTACAAAAAGACAAATtgtaaattcaacaaaaaaaatttaggcaGAGCAAAGAATTACCTCTTGAAGAGCCGAAAAGAGACGACATTTGAAGCATATGAAGttcagaaaagaagaaaagtctTCACATAATGTAGCTATTTATAGGGGATGTCAAGACTCCTAATGCAACTAGGAGAAGGAGATTATTCGCTACGAGCATTTTAATCCAGCTGGAAAACTAATTCCTGATAAACATGAAAAAGCCTTTAAATTTATCCtaaatttatttaggtaaattaaaAGGCGGGGGTATTTGTGGAGTAAATAAATACACTCCGTATGTACGGTTCTCCCAGACGAAAGAACcttatccagaagcagtttTATCTGACAGTTCAGTTACCAACGGTTACCAGGAGCAGTTACAAGAGAGGTTACCAGAGGTAGTTAATCGCATCAACTGACAAATCCCAAGCCTATAAACACATTTCATTTCGCATTTGTAAGGGATCATCAACACgcaactctaataaaagatcagactccgtggacctaggcaagttgccgaaccacgtaaattttgtgttgtcattctcttgaatctttctattttatacatattttatacctcggtgcaaatttagcatcgacaattACCATACAAAATTCTTATACATATATGAAAACATAATAAGTGAGTAGTATAAAATAATCGTATTAATGAAATAGTCTCATAGGGGTTTACTCGAAGTATAGTAACAAAAATgacaattatattaattaactCCCAATCgactctattttatgttatcTATAGCCACgtattagtttcttttttttttctttttgtgcgtGGTCATGTAATTCGGATCCACCAAATTGAAAGTAGTTGtagtttgttttgttggtttttggCTAAAAAGTGGAAATAATATGATCACACGACATATCTTGCAAAGAAGGTTAGACAACCAAATTGATCCAATACTTTGGTTTGACTAATTCCAAGTCCTGGCCTTCAAGGAAAGTTAGGTACATAGACTACAAACAAGTCGTCAAAGTTAGGTTTCTCATAAAAATTTAATGTTAGATTCATTGGAAATTGGGAGAGATTAGATGTTAAGTTTATTTGGGACCAATTTAGGGTTGAAGATTCTAAGATATTTGAAATCTCTCATTTCTTTTTTGAAGCAAACAACTAATGTAATGATTATATGGGTTGGCACAGCCTAAGATCGGATAGGGTTAGGGGTCCAAGTTTGATAGTTTTTGATATAACAAGATTTTCATGTAAATAAAAGAAGTAAGGCTCCGGGTGGTTTTAATGCGGTGCAATTGTGATAGGAATTCTATTTCGCATAATAAGAATATCAAATTTTGACAGGTATTGTCCGAAAATATTTACGGGTATAcattaatttaaatattaagaTGGATTAGGATGCAGTTCACCCTTTGGTTTTGTAGATTGAATAAGTAAAAACATAACATATTTGATTAACAGGAAGAAGGCAACTTAAGCAAGCAAAAACAACATAAACACAGCaaccaagaaagaaaggaaagtggCCGGCTCCAGATTATGCGGCTGATTGAGTGGGATAACTTGCTCAAACTTGAAACTTTCATTTTTGACTCTATTGTCTTTATCTTCCTGACTTTGTCCCCATTTTGTTAACCACGTGTCAAAATGAAACTGCAATCTTTGTGGTTTTAACAGGATAAATTCTTTGCTAACCTTATTTTTATCagtatttaaataaaatttgcATGTAAATTAAAATTGTGGTCCATGAAGGGGGGGATATAGATCAACAAGACTTTTCAAAAACTGTTATTATTAAATGGCATTTAGTTCCTGGTTCATTGCACCGACGAGTCTCAGTCAACAATAAACGCATTCTCCGATATTAAAACATTTACTTGTAACTCAAATAGACTGCAGTCTCTCCAGaaataaaagataaacataTAACTCAGACGGTGCATATGGTTAAGACTTTATCTTAGATTGGATTTACATAATTCAATCAAGTAGCACATAAGTAAAGGTTTAATCAGTCTCACACAACCAACGCATGTTTTGGGCCTAAGAGCTAATGGCGACGACTAAGAAGAATAAAATCGTGTGGGCCTTGGgctcaaagcggataatatttgtttttattgtctTCGCTGGATCTTCCAAGACAATATCGGAGATAAGACTTGACCCAAAGCGGACATAACATTTACTTGTCTATTTGTTGGATCTGACATAATCCATCCCACTAGTGTGTGGAGTGTTAGGACTTTATCTCACATCGAATTGGTATAACCCAAATGAGTGGCAGATAAGCAAAGGTCCAGTAACTCTCACACAACCAATGCATATTCTGGCCTAACAATCAATGGCTACGgtccaagaaaaacaaagttgtgAGAGCCTTTAGCACGAAATAGACAATATTAGTTTGCATTGTTTGGGGCTGAATTTTCTAACACATCTAGCCAAACTATGCTTCTACAATTCACTATAAATACACCACCTCTCTTAGAGGCATTTTCACAAACACACCTCGAAAAACAATAATGGCATCCCTTCTTAGCCTCAAAACACTCATTCTCGCCGTAATCATTGCCATAGCAGCCATGCCCGTCGCAATGGGCCAGAACTGCGGGTGCGGTGCTGGGGTTTGCTGCAGCAGATTTGGCTACTGTGGCAATGGCAATGAATActgtggagagggttgtcgTGAGGGTCCATGTAATAGTTCCCCAGGTACCACTCCCTCTAACAGTGATGTTAATGTGGCTGATCTTGTGACGCCCCAGTTCTTCAGCGGCATAATCAACCAAGCTGCTGCTAGTTGTCCTGGCAAGAGTTTTTACACTAGAGATGCATTTCTTAATGCTCTCAATGCCTTCTCCGGGTTTGGCAAAATTGGCTCTACTGATGATTCTAAGCGTGAGATTGCTGCCTTTTTCGCTCATGTCACTCACGAAACTGGACGTAagatttcttaatttcttttgttatgCATACTTTTCTTTTGGAGTATTAGGATtgtgcactatatatatatatcgatttCGTCCACACATATTTTTGTAGCTAATATACAAATATATGCACATTTGTTTTTGTACATGCAGACTTTTGCTATATAGAAGAGCAGAATCCTCAATCAAACTATTGCGACACATCAAGAACAGACTATCCATGTGCACAAGGGAAGAGCTACCACGGCCGCGGACCGCTCCAACTATCGTGGAACTACAATTACGGTGCAGCTGGAAAGGACCTAAACTTCGATGGGTTGGGGTCTCCAGAGTCGGTGGCCAATGACCCTGTCTTGGCATTCAAGACTGGCTTGTGGTTTTGGATGAACAATGTCCGTCCTGTGGTGACACAAGGCTTTGGAGCGACAATTCAGAGAATCAACGGTGCTGTTGAATGTGGTGGCAAAGAACCTCAGCTTGTTCAAGCTCGTATTAATTATTACACTGATTATTGTAATCAATTTGGTGTTAGTCCTGGAGGCAATCTCAGCTgctaggatatatatatatatatatatatatatatacatatatatatggagagagaacTATATATTTGAGTAATTGCGAAGAATAAAAGAGAATATAAATAGTGTATTTGTATCTCTCTTATCTCTCCCTAATTAATAAAAGATTGCATTAAAattaatgtttttcttttcgtCAACTAAGTATATATCTAACATGTTCTTAAGAATACCTTATCTTGAAAAGGACCAGAACTAACTATTTATGCCAAAAAATATTCATACCCATATAAGTTTATTTGCCATGTTTTTTGACCATAAATAAGGCAAAAG includes the following:
- the LOC119989682 gene encoding endochitinase EP3-like, yielding MASLLSLKTLILAVIIAIAAMPVAMGQNCGCGAGVCCSRFGYCGNGNEYCGEGCREGPCNSSPGTTPSNSDVNVADLVTPQFFSGIINQAAASCPGKSFYTRDAFLNALNAFSGFGKIGSTDDSKREIAAFFAHVTHETGHFCYIEEQNPQSNYCDTSRTDYPCAQGKSYHGRGPLQLSWNYNYGAAGKDLNFDGLGSPESVANDPVLAFKTGLWFWMNNVRPVVTQGFGATIQRINGAVECGGKEPQLVQARINYYTDYCNQFGVSPGGNLSC